One Vallitalea pronyensis genomic region harbors:
- a CDS encoding nitroreductase family protein — protein sequence MDFLALAKKRYSVRKYTSDKVEDSKVATILEAGRIAPTGANKQPHHLIVLRKEEGLKKISKAANVYDAPLVIMVCSHKEGSWVRPFDGKSLMDIDASIVTDHMMLQATALGLGSVWIDYFKPDVIKEVFDLPDYLEPINLLAIGYASEEPLSPDRHQETRKPLDEIVSYEGFEK from the coding sequence ATGGATTTTTTAGCATTAGCAAAAAAGCGATATTCTGTAAGAAAATACACATCCGACAAAGTAGAAGATAGTAAAGTGGCTACAATTTTAGAAGCCGGTCGGATTGCACCAACAGGTGCTAATAAACAGCCACATCATCTTATTGTTCTTAGGAAAGAAGAAGGATTAAAGAAGATCAGCAAAGCTGCCAATGTCTATGACGCACCGCTTGTCATCATGGTATGTAGTCATAAGGAAGGATCATGGGTTAGACCATTTGATGGGAAATCATTGATGGATATTGATGCAAGTATTGTGACGGATCATATGATGTTGCAAGCAACAGCATTAGGGCTTGGCAGTGTTTGGATTGATTATTTTAAACCGGATGTGATTAAAGAAGTTTTTGACCTGCCAGATTATCTAGAGCCCATTAATCTTCTTGCTATTGGTTATGCAAGTGAAGAACCACTATCACCAGACCGGCATCAAGAGACCCGTAAGCCTCTGGATGAAATCGTATCCTATGAAGGGTTTGAAAAATAA
- a CDS encoding ABC transporter ATP-binding protein gives MRKLLEVKSLTVHYPGEGNVIEDINLTIGYKEIIGIVGESGSGKTTLVRTIMNLLSPLAEIRSGEIYFEGKNIRHYNKEQWRSLRGNDMAMIFQNPGSYFNPIMRIGKQFVECIQSHKKLSKVEALDLAKETLVKMNLHETDRVMNAYPFQLSGGMKQRVAIAMALALEPKLICADEPTSALDVLTQKQIMDELMLLREHFHTSIIMVTHNMGGAAYMSDKMMVMRNGSVVEHDKTDKVMTQPSTIYTQELLAAIPHMKG, from the coding sequence ATGAGAAAACTACTTGAAGTGAAATCCCTCACCGTACACTATCCTGGCGAGGGAAATGTCATTGAAGACATTAATTTAACCATTGGTTATAAAGAAATTATAGGTATTGTTGGTGAAAGCGGTAGTGGTAAAACAACGTTGGTTCGAACCATCATGAATCTGCTGTCACCTCTAGCAGAAATCCGATCAGGGGAAATATATTTTGAAGGGAAGAATATCCGCCATTACAATAAAGAACAGTGGCGAAGCTTACGTGGCAATGACATGGCTATGATTTTTCAAAACCCAGGTTCTTACTTTAATCCCATTATGAGGATAGGCAAACAATTCGTCGAATGTATTCAAAGCCATAAAAAGCTATCTAAGGTAGAGGCGTTAGATTTAGCCAAAGAAACATTAGTGAAAATGAATCTTCATGAGACGGATAGGGTCATGAATGCTTACCCATTCCAACTAAGTGGCGGCATGAAGCAGAGGGTTGCTATTGCAATGGCTTTAGCTTTGGAACCCAAATTAATATGTGCAGATGAACCAACCAGTGCCTTAGACGTTCTTACACAAAAACAGATCATGGATGAGTTAATGCTTCTGAGAGAGCATTTTCATACCAGTATTATCATGGTAACCCATAACATGGGTGGTGCAGCTTATATGTCTGATAAAATGATGGTGATGCGCAATGGCAGCGTGGTTGAGCATGATAAAACAGACAAAGTCATGACACAGCCAAGCACAATCTATACACAGGAGTTATTGGCGGCCATACCTCACATGAAAGGATGA
- a CDS encoding SMP-30/gluconolactonase/LRE family protein, whose amino-acid sequence MNEPDLILDLKATLGEGPCWDHKAQVLYWVDCLANHIHQYNPETTINTTMITGKNVGCVAVAKSGGLVGALEDGFYHIDFEKRHMTHLLDPEAHLPHNRFNDGKCDSEGRLWAGTMSKDEQDQEPRGSLYVLNISCQVQKVLDNVRISNGIAWSLDNKTMYYIDTPTKKIAAFDFEAQSGQLSNKRYVIEIPEGAGHPDGMCMDSEGMLWVAMWGGYAVNRFNPFTGKLLEKVHVPVCNVTSCAFGGKNLDELYITTASIGVDEHVKAKQPFAGGLFRVRPGVKGLPMHTFG is encoded by the coding sequence ATGAATGAGCCAGATTTAATATTAGATTTAAAAGCAACATTAGGTGAGGGTCCATGCTGGGACCATAAAGCTCAAGTATTGTATTGGGTTGATTGTTTAGCCAACCACATACATCAGTACAATCCAGAGACGACAATCAACACCACCATGATAACGGGTAAAAACGTGGGATGTGTTGCTGTAGCAAAATCTGGAGGTCTTGTGGGAGCTCTTGAAGATGGGTTTTACCATATTGACTTTGAGAAGCGTCATATGACACATCTATTAGACCCAGAAGCGCATTTGCCCCATAATCGGTTTAACGATGGAAAATGTGATAGTGAAGGACGATTATGGGCAGGAACCATGAGCAAAGATGAACAGGATCAAGAACCTCGTGGAAGTCTTTATGTACTGAATATATCCTGTCAGGTGCAAAAAGTCCTCGACAATGTGAGGATTTCCAATGGTATAGCTTGGAGTCTTGATAATAAAACCATGTATTACATTGATACACCCACGAAGAAAATAGCAGCCTTTGATTTTGAGGCTCAATCGGGTCAACTAAGCAATAAACGTTATGTTATTGAAATACCAGAGGGAGCAGGACACCCAGATGGCATGTGTATGGATTCTGAGGGGATGCTGTGGGTAGCAATGTGGGGAGGTTATGCTGTAAACCGTTTTAATCCCTTTACAGGGAAATTACTGGAAAAAGTTCATGTACCTGTGTGCAATGTGACGTCCTGTGCTTTTGGAGGTAAGAATCTGGATGAGCTTTATATCACAACAGCCAGCATAGGTGTAGATGAGCATGTAAAAGCGAAACAGCCATTTGCAGGTGGGTTGTTTAGGGTTAGACCTGGTGTTAAGGGTTTACCAATGCATACATTTGGGTAG
- a CDS encoding GNAT family N-acetyltransferase, which translates to MIRFIEELSMNAWPSLHTYVYDGWVLRVSGGYTKRANSINPLYPSQIDLKDKIDYCKRFYNELDLPTIYKMTANSHLVNLDNTLEALGYNKVDDTAVRVLDLEACNPVIQPTTDVAFSLEKEWVNGYIKNTNIQKESTKTVLKTMLNSIIGKTIWVLHKEEGKAVAFGYGVVDKGYVGIFDIHVNISYRGKGYGKAVMHKLIAEAKRLGANHAYLQVVVGNKVAENLYDQLGFKEIYRYWYRKL; encoded by the coding sequence ATGATAAGGTTTATTGAAGAATTATCCATGAATGCATGGCCATCTTTACACACATATGTGTATGATGGATGGGTACTTAGGGTTTCAGGTGGCTACACAAAGCGAGCCAATTCAATTAACCCGTTATATCCTTCCCAGATAGATTTGAAGGATAAAATTGACTACTGCAAAAGGTTTTATAACGAGCTTGATTTGCCCACAATATATAAAATGACAGCAAATAGTCACTTAGTCAACTTGGATAATACACTAGAAGCTCTAGGCTATAATAAAGTTGATGATACAGCTGTTAGGGTATTAGACTTGGAGGCATGTAACCCTGTGATTCAACCAACAACAGATGTCGCATTTTCATTAGAAAAAGAATGGGTTAATGGGTACATCAAGAATACAAATATTCAAAAAGAAAGTACCAAGACAGTATTAAAGACCATGTTGAATAGCATTATCGGCAAAACCATATGGGTGCTACATAAGGAAGAAGGAAAAGCTGTGGCTTTTGGGTATGGTGTTGTGGATAAGGGGTATGTGGGTATTTTTGATATTCATGTGAATATATCTTATCGAGGTAAGGGTTATGGGAAAGCTGTTATGCATAAACTCATTGCGGAAGCTAAGAGATTAGGGGCTAATCATGCTTACTTACAAGTGGTTGTAGGTAATAAGGTTGCTGAAAACCTATATGATCAGTTAGGATTTAAAGAGATATACCGCTATTGGTATAGAAAACTATAA
- a CDS encoding winged helix-turn-helix transcriptional regulator encodes MKQSMDNFNCPIEATLALIGGKYKSLILWHLINETLRFNQLSKLIPQATPKMLTQQLRELEAHGLINRKVYPVVPPKVEYTLTDFGKSITPILTAMLDWGNTYLEKHNATTPCTPNELTTH; translated from the coding sequence ATGAAACAATCCATGGATAACTTTAACTGTCCCATTGAAGCCACTTTGGCGCTTATTGGTGGCAAATATAAATCCCTTATTTTATGGCATCTTATCAATGAAACCCTACGTTTCAATCAATTAAGTAAACTTATTCCACAGGCAACACCCAAGATGCTTACACAGCAATTAAGAGAATTAGAGGCTCATGGCTTAATCAACCGAAAGGTTTATCCCGTTGTCCCCCCAAAGGTGGAATACACGTTGACAGATTTTGGGAAAAGCATCACGCCAATCTTAACCGCCATGCTGGATTGGGGTAATACGTATTTAGAAAAACATAATGCCACAACGCCTTGTACACCCAATGAACTTACCACTCATTGA
- a CDS encoding CDP-alcohol phosphatidyltransferase family protein, with amino-acid sequence MKRHIPNILSGLRILLAIMLTVIEPFSTEFWLTYVICGLSDMVDGYIARKTNTTSKLGALLDSIADMLLLSVMLIIFVPLLTLPIGLIVWIAAIGVIRLVAVVTAYWKYHTFAILHTYANKLVGLLLFIFPFLYKIMDVTILGTIICIIASISAIEELAIHVTSDTLIRDIKGIGLMNLDMKKKG; translated from the coding sequence ATGAAGAGACATATACCCAACATACTATCAGGACTTCGCATACTGTTAGCCATCATGTTAACGGTAATAGAACCATTTAGTACCGAGTTTTGGTTAACCTATGTCATATGTGGGCTTAGTGACATGGTTGATGGCTATATTGCCAGAAAAACCAATACAACCAGTAAATTAGGCGCCTTACTAGATAGTATTGCTGATATGCTATTACTAAGTGTCATGCTCATCATTTTTGTGCCCCTATTAACCCTGCCAATAGGCTTAATTGTATGGATTGCAGCCATAGGTGTCATCAGGTTGGTGGCGGTGGTTACTGCTTATTGGAAATATCATACATTTGCTATCCTACATACCTATGCCAATAAATTGGTTGGCTTACTGTTATTCATATTTCCATTTCTGTACAAGATAATGGATGTGACGATTTTAGGTACGATTATCTGTATCATAGCAAGTATTTCTGCTATTGAAGAACTGGCTATACATGTGACATCGGATACGTTAATTAGGGATATAAAAGGTATTGGTTTAATGAATCTCGATATGAAAAAGAAGGGATAA
- a CDS encoding pyridoxamine 5'-phosphate oxidase family protein, protein MRNKVKDILEQHELLRLATLDNSGFPNVRSVDFAIDQENESHIYFTTFNNTRKVAELKEDNRVYVVVDKPAMNIQELAQVKYIRANGKAFKVEQPEEMQKAMGLLMQKYPFLQELPGDPSMMSVYRIELNEVEVTDNSLGFGHVDKYNY, encoded by the coding sequence ATGAGAAATAAGGTTAAGGATATTCTTGAGCAACATGAACTATTAAGATTGGCTACTTTAGATAATAGCGGATTCCCTAATGTAAGATCCGTTGATTTTGCTATTGACCAAGAAAATGAATCACATATTTATTTTACGACATTTAATAACACCAGAAAAGTTGCTGAATTAAAAGAAGATAATCGTGTATACGTTGTGGTAGATAAGCCAGCTATGAATATCCAAGAATTAGCACAAGTGAAATATATAAGAGCCAATGGTAAAGCTTTCAAGGTCGAGCAGCCAGAAGAAATGCAAAAAGCTATGGGTCTTTTAATGCAAAAATATCCATTCCTACAAGAGTTACCTGGTGACCCATCTATGATGAGCGTCTATCGCATAGAATTGAATGAGGTAGAAGTGACAGATAACAGCTTAGGTTTTGGTCACGTGGATAAGTATAATTATTAA
- a CDS encoding ABC transporter ATP-binding protein: MKENAILELKGIGKQYRDHKGDYVKVVEDVNLIIKPGECIGLVGESGCGKSTLARIISHLTQASEGAMFFKGEDITHLQRKNLKQYYKQVQMIFQNPLDTFSSRMTMGQYLAEPFINFQRMPKREAYAHAKALLQMVNLESHCMKKYPNELSGGQLQRIVIARAMGIKPSLIICDECTSALDVSIQKDIIELLFDMKAQQNYASLFITHDIALAENICDRIYIMYEGKLVDMLASKNIMAEAKHPYTKTLLNSVLTLNNYTQKVKVS; encoded by the coding sequence ATGAAAGAAAATGCGATTCTTGAGTTAAAAGGAATTGGTAAACAATATCGAGACCATAAGGGTGACTATGTAAAGGTGGTTGAGGACGTTAACCTGATAATTAAGCCAGGTGAGTGTATCGGATTAGTTGGCGAAAGTGGTTGCGGGAAAAGTACATTGGCAAGAATCATATCGCATTTAACCCAGGCCTCAGAAGGTGCTATGTTTTTTAAGGGAGAAGATATCACCCACTTACAAAGAAAAAATCTAAAACAATATTATAAACAGGTTCAAATGATTTTTCAAAACCCATTGGATACATTTAGTTCAAGGATGACCATGGGGCAATATTTAGCAGAACCTTTTATTAATTTCCAACGCATGCCTAAACGAGAAGCCTATGCTCATGCAAAAGCATTGCTTCAGATGGTTAATCTTGAAAGCCATTGCATGAAGAAATACCCTAATGAACTCAGTGGAGGCCAACTGCAAAGAATTGTCATTGCTAGGGCAATGGGTATTAAGCCAAGTCTTATTATATGTGATGAATGTACATCGGCCCTTGATGTATCCATACAAAAAGACATCATAGAACTGCTGTTTGATATGAAGGCGCAGCAGAACTATGCCAGTCTTTTTATCACACATGATATAGCTCTGGCTGAAAACATCTGTGATCGCATATATATCATGTATGAAGGTAAGCTTGTGGACATGCTAGCAAGTAAAAACATCATGGCAGAAGCCAAGCACCCATACACCAAAACACTCTTAAATTCTGTACTTACCCTAAATAATTATACGCAAAAAGTAAAGGTATCATAG
- a CDS encoding sirohydrochlorin cobaltochelatase: MMKKGILVVSFGTSYPATRKKCIESIEKKIEESYSDYQVRRAFTSNMIIKKLKERDDIHVDTPLEALGKMVDSGMEEIYVQPLHIIPGYEYEKVRNAVIRMRHRTKGKISLGLPLLYEERHYDEVIDGLLNTLPEEKEHEGILFMGHGTEHFANACYSMLQNKIKDRRDDILLANVEGYPEIDHVIHKIENTYKKMTLVPLMMVAGDHAINDMAGEEDSYKALLEEKHIQVNCQLKGLGEREEIQHIFLQRIAEMMG, encoded by the coding sequence ATGATGAAAAAAGGAATATTAGTCGTTAGCTTTGGAACGTCTTATCCAGCCACAAGAAAAAAGTGTATTGAATCCATAGAAAAAAAAATTGAAGAGAGCTATTCGGATTATCAGGTAAGGCGTGCTTTTACATCCAACATGATTATTAAAAAATTAAAAGAACGAGACGATATCCATGTGGATACACCCCTAGAAGCGCTGGGAAAAATGGTTGATTCCGGCATGGAAGAAATTTATGTGCAGCCCTTACATATTATTCCAGGTTATGAATACGAAAAGGTGAGAAATGCTGTGATTCGTATGCGGCATCGAACGAAAGGAAAGATCAGCTTAGGTCTTCCATTATTGTATGAAGAAAGGCATTATGATGAAGTCATTGACGGGTTATTGAATACTTTACCAGAAGAAAAAGAGCATGAAGGTATTCTATTCATGGGTCATGGTACGGAACATTTTGCAAACGCCTGCTACAGTATGCTGCAAAATAAAATAAAGGATAGAAGAGATGATATACTCCTGGCCAACGTAGAGGGCTATCCTGAAATAGACCATGTGATTCATAAGATAGAAAATACATATAAGAAGATGACATTGGTACCCTTAATGATGGTAGCAGGGGATCATGCCATAAACGATATGGCAGGGGAAGAAGATTCCTATAAGGCATTGCTAGAAGAAAAACATATTCAGGTAAACTGTCAATTAAAAGGACTTGGGGAGAGAGAAGAAATACAGCATATCTTTCTTCAACGTATTGCCGAGATGATGGGATAA
- a CDS encoding AraC family transcriptional regulator has product MFKIRFFNEVDPSLKPFIRHYWYVNNDENITISQNLLLPMDHVDLIMNIGNPCIYGEDPNLCKPENIHFHGIREHASKITQWGRLRSFGITYTPWGFYFFTKKPMGQYVDRIVNLRETNTMLCQELSAHIAQFHNPSSFIKQMEKSLMKSVRATEEELDECSIIENFMASDLPHIQTYCERNGLSTRKLERLFSKYIGVSPKRFMNIVRFEECARDIISGNESSLTDISYRNGYYDQPHFVKNFKGYTGYAPRDFQSDKPALKSHFDCDS; this is encoded by the coding sequence GTGTTTAAGATACGATTTTTTAATGAGGTGGATCCATCGCTCAAGCCTTTCATTCGCCATTATTGGTATGTGAATAATGATGAAAACATAACCATTAGCCAGAATTTATTGCTCCCTATGGATCATGTTGATTTAATTATGAACATAGGAAATCCATGTATTTATGGGGAAGATCCTAACTTATGTAAGCCAGAAAACATACATTTTCATGGCATCAGGGAGCATGCGTCAAAAATTACCCAATGGGGACGACTACGGTCGTTTGGTATTACCTATACACCATGGGGGTTTTACTTCTTTACGAAAAAACCCATGGGACAATATGTTGATCGCATCGTTAATTTAAGAGAAACAAACACCATGCTTTGCCAAGAACTGTCTGCTCATATTGCACAATTTCATAACCCCTCATCCTTTATTAAGCAAATGGAAAAATCCTTGATGAAAAGTGTTCGTGCTACAGAAGAAGAACTCGATGAGTGTAGCATCATCGAAAATTTCATGGCATCCGATCTGCCACATATTCAGACTTATTGTGAAAGGAATGGGTTATCCACTCGAAAGTTAGAGCGTTTATTTAGCAAATATATTGGTGTTAGTCCTAAAAGATTTATGAATATCGTAAGATTTGAAGAATGTGCTAGAGATATTATATCTGGTAATGAATCCAGCCTAACAGATATTTCGTATAGAAACGGTTATTATGACCAACCTCATTTTGTTAAGAATTTTAAAGGTTATACAGGCTATGCGCCTAGAGATTTCCAATCGGATAAACCAGCTCTCAAATCACATTTTGATTGTGATAGCTAA
- the dmpI gene encoding 4-oxalocrotonate tautomerase DmpI — translation MPVIKIDMGLTSKEVKKELIEKVTKAMSETTNIPEQHFTVIISEGDADNFGVGGVQLSEMHK, via the coding sequence ATGCCCGTTATAAAAATTGATATGGGATTAACATCAAAAGAAGTTAAGAAAGAACTCATTGAGAAGGTAACAAAGGCTATGAGTGAAACAACCAACATACCTGAACAACATTTTACTGTCATTATCTCCGAAGGAGATGCTGATAATTTTGGTGTTGGTGGTGTTCAACTATCCGAGATGCATAAATAA
- a CDS encoding glycoside hydrolase family 43 protein — translation MEYTNPIISGFYPDPSICRVDDWYYLVTSTFEYFPGVPLFKSKDLVHWQQIGHCLTRTSQLNLTKVRKSAGIFAPTIRHHHGRYYMVTTNIGKGGNFYVYTDDIHGEWSDPIWVNIGGIDPTLFFDKNGKTYIVTNEGTDAFFGHIVLAEIDIETGTLLTETKELWTGTGGAYVEAPHLYYRHGWYYLMVAEGGTSYGHMETIARSKSIWGPYESCPHNPIITHRESAGNPIQATGHGDLVEDNHGNWWFVFLGIRPTAEGWHHLGRETFLAPVTWTNDGWPVINEGREIDIHMTVERPFTEVILENEPSRDTFKSSNMKMYWNTIRNPQKANYQLNHEQGKLILTGTPVTLSEVDSPTFLGRRQKHFDCLAMTSVEPGTMKNGDEAGLTVFYSDEHHYEIAIVQCNNQRYLQIKKTVGDIFVVDYQEEIHMKEDQPIVLAVKGDKHHYAFGWGTSETSIQYVGTGRTQLISTEVAKGKFTGTYMGMYVVSHAETKVSFNWFDYQPIEKKLT, via the coding sequence ATGGAGTATACAAATCCTATTATATCTGGATTTTATCCCGACCCTAGTATCTGTCGTGTGGACGATTGGTATTATTTAGTAACCAGTACTTTTGAATATTTTCCAGGTGTGCCGTTATTTAAAAGTAAAGATTTAGTCCATTGGCAACAGATAGGTCATTGCCTAACAAGAACATCACAACTTAATCTAACTAAAGTTAGAAAATCAGCAGGAATCTTTGCACCTACTATCCGACACCATCATGGACGCTATTATATGGTGACAACCAATATTGGTAAAGGTGGTAATTTTTATGTGTACACCGATGATATTCATGGCGAATGGTCGGACCCTATATGGGTAAACATAGGTGGTATTGACCCCACATTATTTTTTGACAAGAATGGGAAAACCTATATCGTCACCAATGAAGGTACAGATGCTTTTTTTGGACATATTGTTCTTGCTGAGATAGATATTGAAACTGGGACATTATTAACAGAAACCAAAGAGTTATGGACGGGTACAGGTGGAGCATATGTGGAGGCTCCTCATTTATACTATCGTCATGGGTGGTACTATTTAATGGTTGCAGAAGGAGGTACTTCGTATGGCCATATGGAGACCATAGCTCGATCAAAATCCATATGGGGACCCTATGAAAGTTGTCCTCACAATCCCATTATCACTCATCGGGAATCAGCAGGCAATCCTATTCAAGCAACAGGTCATGGCGATCTTGTTGAAGATAATCATGGTAATTGGTGGTTTGTTTTTCTCGGTATACGCCCAACTGCTGAAGGATGGCATCATCTTGGTAGAGAGACTTTCTTAGCACCAGTTACATGGACCAATGACGGATGGCCTGTTATTAATGAAGGTAGAGAGATTGACATACATATGACTGTTGAACGTCCATTTACAGAAGTAATACTGGAGAATGAACCTTCAAGAGATACTTTTAAATCTTCCAATATGAAGATGTATTGGAATACTATTCGTAACCCCCAAAAAGCCAATTACCAGTTAAATCATGAGCAGGGTAAGCTAATTTTAACAGGTACACCTGTCACACTAAGTGAGGTGGATTCACCGACATTTTTAGGGAGAAGACAGAAGCATTTTGACTGCTTAGCCATGACATCAGTAGAACCAGGGACAATGAAAAATGGCGATGAGGCAGGCTTAACTGTTTTTTACAGCGACGAACACCACTATGAGATTGCTATCGTGCAATGCAACAATCAGAGATATCTACAGATCAAAAAAACAGTTGGTGATATCTTTGTGGTTGATTACCAAGAAGAAATCCACATGAAAGAAGATCAACCAATTGTTTTGGCTGTTAAAGGTGACAAACACCATTATGCTTTTGGATGGGGGACCTCAGAGACATCAATACAGTACGTTGGAACAGGACGTACGCAATTAATATCTACAGAAGTAGCCAAGGGGAAATTTACTGGAACTTACATGGGCATGTATGTGGTATCACATGCAGAAACAAAAGTGTCCTTTAATTGGTTTGACTATCAACCCATTGAAAAAAAACTTACTTAA
- a CDS encoding TetR/AcrR family transcriptional regulator, which produces MNKREAIIMTAARLIHEQGYHHVGIKSILDELSIPKGSFYHYFKSKEELGLAIIELYIKDTSYGMSQSDNTIAGIKQFFNIFFNRLVELELKRGCPFGNLVVELSDENESFRLKLLELYNVMTSWITDILKGEAIEYPDEKAKALFAAFEGTMLASKLEKDPIHFEIFNQYTFPAIIQAK; this is translated from the coding sequence ATGAATAAGAGAGAAGCAATTATCATGACGGCAGCTCGTTTAATTCATGAACAGGGCTACCATCATGTAGGTATAAAAAGTATATTGGATGAACTATCCATTCCTAAGGGCTCTTTTTATCATTATTTTAAGAGTAAGGAAGAGCTAGGCTTGGCGATTATTGAGTTGTATATTAAAGATACCTCTTATGGCATGAGTCAAAGTGATAACACCATTGCAGGCATAAAGCAATTTTTTAATATCTTTTTTAATCGTTTGGTTGAGCTGGAGCTTAAAAGAGGATGTCCCTTTGGAAATCTGGTTGTGGAGTTATCGGATGAGAATGAATCCTTTCGGTTGAAGCTTTTGGAGCTATACAACGTGATGACGTCTTGGATAACAGACATATTGAAGGGTGAAGCCATTGAATATCCTGATGAAAAAGCAAAGGCACTGTTTGCTGCTTTTGAAGGGACCATGTTGGCATCCAAATTAGAGAAGGATCCCATTCATTTTGAGATATTTAATCAATACACGTTTCCTGCAATCATTCAAGCAAAATAA